A single genomic interval of Malania oleifera isolate guangnan ecotype guangnan chromosome 13, ASM2987363v1, whole genome shotgun sequence harbors:
- the LOC131145630 gene encoding uncharacterized protein LOC131145630 produces the protein MGSETRFLQELVLYAASAALSCLVLFAGLRHLDPNREASKKALQQKKEIAKRLGRPLIQTNPYEDVIACDVINPDHIDVEFKSIGGLETIKQALFELVILPLRRPELFAHGKLLGPQKGVLLYGPPGTGKTMLAKAIAKESGAVFINVRISNLMSKWFGDAQKLVAAVFTLAHKLQPAIIFIDEVDSFLGQRRNTDHEALTNMKTEFMALWDGFTTDQNARVMVLAATNRPSELDEAILRRLPQAFEIGMPDRRERAEILKVVLKGERVEHGIDFYHIAGLCDGYTGSDLLELCKKAAYFPIRDLLDEEKSGKPSPAPRPLSQSDLEKVLSTSRKTRVAATEYTPLTSQAPGWSRHGDPDGNQVQAAISELSKLVVSQIINLQSDDQDQDQDR, from the exons ATGGGATCGGAGACGAGGTTTTTGCAGGAACTGGTCCTGTACGCAGCGAGCGCCGCCTTGAGCTGCCTCGTGCTGTTCGCTGGGCTTCGACACCTGGATCCCAACCGCGAGGCATCCAAGAAGGCTCTTCAGCAGAAGAAGGAAATCGCCAAGCGTCTTGGTCGTCCTCTTATTCAAACCAACCCCTACGAG GATGTAATAGCTTGTGATGTTATAAATCCGGACCATATAGATGTGGAATTTAAATCCATTGGAGGGTTAGAAACGATTAAGCAAGCATTATTTGAACTAGTGATTCTTCCATTGCGGAGACCTGAGTTGTTTGCACATGGGAAGCTTCTTGGTCCCCAAAAAGGGGTATTGTTATATGGGCCTCCTGGTACGGGAAAGACCATGCTTGCCAAAGCTATTGCAAAAGAGTCTGGAGCTGTTTTCATTAATGTTAGAATATCGAATTTAATGAGCAAATGGTTTGGGGATGCACAAAAGCTTG TGGCTGCTGTATTCACCTTGGCTCATAAACTCCAGCCTGCTATTATATTCATTGATGAGGTTGACAGTTTTTTGGGTCAGCGCCGCAATACAGATCATGAAGCATTAACTAACATGAAGACTGAGTTCATGGCTCTATGGGATGGTTTTACCACAGATC AGAATGCTAGAGTGATGGTCCTTGCTGCAACTAATCGTCCTTCAGAGCTTGATGAAGCAATACTTCGACGTCTTCCTCAGGCATTTGAAATTGGGATGCCAGATCGAAGGGAGAGGGCTGAGATACTGAAAGTTGTTTTGAAGGGTGAGAGAGTGGAACATGGGATTGACTTTTATCACATAGCTGGCTTGTGCGATGGTTACACTGGTTCTGATCTACTTGAGCTCTGCAAGAAAGCAGCCTATTTTCCTATCAGAGATCTACTCGATGAGGAGAAGAGTGGGAAGCCATCTCCT GCACCAAGGCCATTGTCTCAGTCAGATCTGGAGAAAGTGCTCTCCACATCAAGGAAGACTAGGGTAGCTGCGACTGAATACACCCCATTAACATCCCAAGCACCAGGATGGTCCAGGCACGGGGATCCAGATGGTAATCAGGTTCAAGCTGCAATCAGTGAGCTTTCGAAGCTTGTGGTGTCACAAATTATCAACCTTCAGTCAGATGATCAAGATCAAGATCAAGACCGTTAA
- the LOC131145631 gene encoding AAA-ATPase At2g46620-like, which translates to MISDNPILVTAAVAGCAFFFIRFFSAASLLYTLRKWWISVEDRFHAQQCFKVPQYNDVIQENQLYRRVSNYLSSLTSLEDSDFTNLFATSNDVVLSLDANQTVRDTFLGARMAWTAAADSKNGDKSFVLRIRRSDKRRVLRPYLQHIHAVSEEIEQRRKEVKLFLNFDQNRDGKSIGRWRSVPFSHPATLDTVVLNQDLKNKLRNDLELFLKSKQYYHRLGRVWKRSYLLYGPSGTGKSSFVAAMARFLCYDVYDVDLSRVSDDLDLKLLLLQTTSKSLIVVEDLDRFLAERSKSTAVSTSGVLNFMDGLFSCCGEERVMVFTMNGKDQIDIDPTVLRPGRIDVRIHFPLCDFPAFRALANTHLGVKEHKLFPQVEEIFQSGASLSPAEIGEIMISNRNSPNRALKSVINALQTNGDGRESGTVGQRLTQVSQAGSGQSGDEPGEPGTVVCRESIHMVREFRKLYGLFRMRSGRKDEPFELGSAEKEASRHGS; encoded by the coding sequence ATGATTTCCGATAACCCAATTCTCGTCACCGCCGCCGTCGCCGGCTGCGCCTTCTTCTTTATCCGGTTCTTCTCCGCCGCGTCGCTGCTTTACACCCTCAGAAAATGGTGGATTTCGGTCGAGGACAGATTCCACGCGCAGCAGTGCTTCAAAGTTCCACAGTACAACGACGTCATTCAGGAGAACCAGTTGTATCGAAGAGTGTCCAATTATCTCAGCTCCTTGACCTCCCTCGAGGACTCCGATTTCACGAACCTTTTCGCGACATCGAACGACGTCGTCCTTTCCCTCGACGCCAACCAGACCGTCCGCGACACCTTCCTCGGCGCCAGAATGGCCTGGACCGCCGCCGCCGATTCCAAAAACGGCGATAAGTCGTTTGTTTTGAGGATCAGGAGAAGCGATAAGCGCAGGGTCCTCCGGCCCTACCTACAGCACATCCACGCCGTCTCCGAGGAGATCGAACAGAGGAGAAAAGAGGTCAAGCTGTTCCTGAATTTTGATCAAAATCGCGATGGTAAGAGCATCGGACGGTGGAGATCGGTCCCGTTCTCCCATCCTGCGACGCTCGATACCGTCGTTTTGAATCAGGATCTCAAGAACAAGTTGAGGAACGATCTCGAACTCTTCCTAAAGTCGAAACAGTACTACCACCGATTAGGCCGCGTTTGGAAGCGGAGTTACCTCCTGTACGGCCCTTCCGGCACAGGAAAATCCAGTTTCGTCGCCGCAATGGCTCGATTCCTCTGCTACGACGTCTACGATGTCGACCTCTCGCGAGTTTCCGACGACCTGGATCTGAAATTGCTCCTCCTCCAGACGACCTCCAAGTCGCTGATCGTGGTCGAAGATCTCGATCGGTTCTTGGCGGAGCGATCGAAATCGACGGCGGTGAGCACTTCGGGGGTTTTGAACTTCATGGACGGGCTCTTCTCCTGCTGCGGCGAGGAGCGCGTGATGGTCTTCACGATGAACGGCAAAGATCAGATCGACATCGATCCGACGGTCCTCAGGCCGGGGAGGATCGATGTTCGCATCCATTTCCCGCTCTGCGATTTCCCGGCGTTTAGGGCTCTAGCGAACACTCACTTGGGCGTGAAGGAACACAAGCTGTTCCCACAAGTGGAGGAGATTTTCCAGAGCGGAGCGAGTCTGAGTCCGGCGGAGATCGGCGAGATCATGATATCGAACCGGAACTCGCCGAACCGGGCTCTGAAATCGGTAATCAACGCGCTGCAGACGAACGGCGACGGGAGGGAAAGCGGGACGGTGGGTCAACGATTGACTCAAGTGAGCCAGGCCGGGTCGGGTCAGTCGGGGGACGAGCCGGGGGAACCCGGAACCGTAGTTTGCCGGGAGAGTATTCATATGGTTAGAGAGTTCCGGAAGTTGTATGGGTTGTTTAGGATGAGGAGCGGCCGGAAAGACGAGCCCTTTGAGTTGGGCTCCGCCGAGAAGGAGGCTTCCCGGCACGGGTCATGA